From the genome of Methanothrix soehngenii GP6:
TAATAGGGATATAGATCTTATTAAGTAATAAACTTTTTGATTGAATTATTACCATGGTTAAGGGTCCGGCCAAACCGGGCGTCCTCAATATCCCATGCCTCGATCTCATCGTCTCTGATCCCCGAATGATGCCGGTTGGAGTATGACAATGGCCCCGGACGAGCTGGCGGCTGCATGCTTAATTTAAACCTGCCAGCTTTTGAGAGGACGGACCTCGCCAGCAACTTGGCCGCGAGGGGAGAGATATTCAGGCGGGTGCTTGAGAGGCAGCATACTGGCTTAGTGCAAACGTTGGGCTGGCCGCATGATCTTCATGCTTTTTTTCGGATGTGCAAGCACATAATTATTAACAAAAACGATTTATACTTCGCCTAGTCTTAATAACCACAGTTCATATGAGGAATTGATATGCAAATACGACTGTTTTCCGCGCCTATGGCCCTTTGCCTGATAGCATCTATGCTGATGGCATCGGCATGGGCAGCTGAATATCCCCTGACCATCACCGACTCTGCAGGAAGAGAGGTCACCTTCAACCAGCCTATTGAGAGGGTGATCGTCACCAGCTCGGATGCTGCCGAGGCAGTTGTGATGCTGGGAGCGGCAGATAAGGTGGTAGGAATCTCAGATACAGTGAAGAATAAGGGCTACTACTTCCCCGATCTCAAGGGAAAGCAGAGTGTAGGGAAATGGAATGCTCTGGACTATGAGATGATCGGCGCGATCGCCAGCGATGGAGAGGATGCCATTGTGCCAGATATCGTGGTCATTGGCTACAGCTATCCGGACAAGAGCTACGGCATATACGGCCTGGAGGAGGGACTGGAGCCCTTCGAGAACATCAAGGCGGTAGCGCTGGAGTTCACCAAGCCGCAGAACATGACCCGCGAGATCGAGGTTTTAGGCCAGATCCTGGGCAAGGAGGAGCAAGCTTCCGATTACATTAGCTGGTATGATGAAAAGATCAACTCTGTCAAGGATGCAGTGGACGGGATGAACTTGCCCGAGGCATATGTGGAGTGGAGCTCCAGTGGCGGCGATATTTCCACTCTGGGCCCGGGGTCTGCATTTGACCAGGTGCTGAAAGTGGCAAAGGGCTACAACATCGCCAGCGCCCTGGAAGAGAGCTATCCAAAGGTGGACTGGGAATGGGTGGTAACAGAAAATCCTGAGATAATCATCGTGAGACAGACCCAACCAGCAGGACATACCGAGATCGGCTGGGAGTCTGCTCCCTCACAGGAGGCCTCAAAACTGCAGGCTGCGAAGAATGAGCTTCTGGACAGATCAGGAGCAAGCGGAACCTCAGCCGCAAAGTCCGACCGGATCTATTTCATAGATTGGGATATCATGAACGGCCTGGACCAGGTGGTGGGCGCGACCTATCTGGCGAAGGTGCTCCACCCCGACGTGGATCTCAATCCGGAGGAGGTATACCGCGAATATTTAGAGCGTCTGGGCCTTGAGTATCCCGAGGGAAGGACGATGGTCTATCCGGAGATTGAGGATTGATCGCAACAAGATGCCTGTGAGGCATCCTTATTCTTTTTTAGATGGGTTTTTATGTTATTTGATCCGAAATAGTTATTAATAGAATACAAGAAAAACAGAATACATCACACCAAATTGCAATCCCTCAATCGGCAGGTAATCGAATGAAGTTAGTCTCTATAACCTGGAGCAGTGAGCTGCCCCACCTGATGCAGGGGGCCAGAGAGCTCTCCTTTAACCTGGAGGCCTGGTCCTATACCCAGCTTGACGATCCCGTCCAACTGGAGAAATGCCTGAAATCACTGAAAAGCGCTCAGATGGTCCTGATCCATCCATCGAACGACCCCTGCTGGGATGAGATCATTCCCTCCCTCAGCCCCAGCACGCCAGTGATCTCCTTTGGCCGGGACCCATCGCTCTGGACCGTGGCCAATGTCCCGATGGATACTACCCTGACCGTCAACCGCTATGCCCTGTTCGGCGGGCGGAAGAACTTCAAGAACCTGCTCAAGTATGCCTGCAACCAGGCCCTGAAGACGAGCTTCCAGCTCGAACCGCCAGAGGAGATCCTCTGGCAGGGGCTCTATCATCCCCGATCTGAGACGGCCTTCGCAACCGTTGATGAGTACCTGGAATGGTATCAGGGCAAGGAACGATCGTGGGTGGGCCTGATCTTCTCCCGCACCTCCTGGGCAAACGAGGATCTGAAGGTCGTAGATGCCGCCATACTGGAGCTGGAAAAGGAGTTCGACGTCCTCCCTGCATTCTGTTTCGGCATGGGAGATTCCGATCTGGGCGCCTGGTCCAGCGTAGAGGTGGCCAAGAGGTTCTTCTCAGGAAGAGTGGAGGCTATAGTCAACCTCCAGCCCATCTTCCGCTCCAGAAACAGCGATGAGGCACTCCAGACCATGAAAGCCCTGAATGTGCCCATATTCCATCCTGCGGTCGTCTATCATAAGACAGAGGAGGAATGGAAGGATGATGTGCACGGCCTGTCCAGCAGCGAGGTGGGCTGGTCTGTGGCCATGCCGGAGTTTGAAGGAGTGATAGAGCCTCTGATGATAGGAGCGACGAGCCGCTCTGAGATGGACGGGGCACAGATAGAGAAGCATGTGCCCATCCCGGAGAGGGTTTCAAAGCTCGCGAGAAGGGTCAAAAAATGGGTCGCCCTGAAGAACAAGCCGGTATCCGAGCGCCGGGTGGCTTTCATCCTGCACAACAATCCCTGTGCTTCAGTGGAGGCTTCAGTTGGTGGCGGAGCGCATATCGATAC
Proteins encoded in this window:
- a CDS encoding ABC transporter substrate-binding protein; translation: MALCLIASMLMASAWAAEYPLTITDSAGREVTFNQPIERVIVTSSDAAEAVVMLGAADKVVGISDTVKNKGYYFPDLKGKQSVGKWNALDYEMIGAIASDGEDAIVPDIVVIGYSYPDKSYGIYGLEEGLEPFENIKAVALEFTKPQNMTREIEVLGQILGKEEQASDYISWYDEKINSVKDAVDGMNLPEAYVEWSSSGGDISTLGPGSAFDQVLKVAKGYNIASALEESYPKVDWEWVVTENPEIIIVRQTQPAGHTEIGWESAPSQEASKLQAAKNELLDRSGASGTSAAKSDRIYFIDWDIMNGLDQVVGATYLAKVLHPDVDLNPEEVYREYLERLGLEYPEGRTMVYPEIED